A single genomic interval of Bos indicus isolate NIAB-ARS_2022 breed Sahiwal x Tharparkar chromosome 5, NIAB-ARS_B.indTharparkar_mat_pri_1.0, whole genome shotgun sequence harbors:
- the LOC109558821 gene encoding killer cell lectin-like receptor 5 yields MSDASDCEQPPENTEQTETIPIVDLEPSLALPPPPPEDEWGPIPEHTNVNASRFSFSLYGIIPVILGIFSLLLLMLCGFFGYQYFQSVQESESKMKSFNQWNESFQNKEKKFIQVQKLLDQNKEILEKLQNQNKNMTEALQELKAKGGDGCGSPLSHWVQHRDHCYYQTMKTVSWSECSDLCVFWNATFLNTERSRLMCILKLLAVNQTWLGLSYKEKDNEWKWEDGSLPSGLKWSLPKPSMDFQGKCVYAGVHTVGIDNCTMSSSCLCEKPVCA; encoded by the exons ATGTCAGATGCTTCAGACTGTGAACAACCTCcag aaaatacagagcaGACAGAGACCATCCCTATTGTGGACTTGGAACCATCTcttgcccttcctcctcctcctcctgaggaTGAATGGGGCCCAATTCCTGAGCACACCAACGTGAACG CTTCTcgtttttccttctctctctatgGAATAATTCCTGTGATCCTGGGAATCTTCAGCCTGCTGCTTTTGATGCTGTGTGGATTCTTTGGTTACCAGT ACTTTCAAAGTGTTCAGGAATCAGAGAGCAAGATGAAGAGCTTTAACCAATGGAATGAGTCTTtccaaaacaaagagaaaaaatttattCAGGTTCAAAAACTTCTTGACCAAAATAAAG AAATCCTAGAGAAGCTCCAAAACCAGAATAAGAATATGACTGAGGCTCTACAAgaactaaaggcaaaaggag gAGACGGGTGTGGATCTCCTCTGAGTCACTGGGTACAACACAGAGACCACTGCTACTACCAGACCATGAAAACAGTTTCTTGGTCAGAGTGTTCAGATCTTTGTGTCTTTTGGAATGCTacatttttaaacacagaaaGGAGTAGATTGATG TGTATTCTGAAGTTACTTGCAGTAAACCAAACTTGGCTTGGCCTGTCTTATAAGGAAAAGGACAATGAATGGAAGTGGGAGGATGGTTCTCTTCCTTCTGGCCT CAAGTGGAGTCTACCAAAGCCAAGTATGGATTTCCAGGGGAAGTGTGTGTATGCAGGCGTGCACACTGTCGGCATAGATAACTGCACCATGTCTTCCTCGTGCCTGTGTGAGAAGCCTGTCTGTGCTTAA